A DNA window from Ovis aries strain OAR_USU_Benz2616 breed Rambouillet chromosome 7, ARS-UI_Ramb_v3.0, whole genome shotgun sequence contains the following coding sequences:
- the DRD1 gene encoding D(1A) dopamine receptor, with protein sequence MRTLNTSAMEGTGLVAERDFSFRILTACFLSLLILSTLLGNTLVCAAVIRFRHLRSKVTNFFVISLAVSDLLVAVLVMPWKAVAEIAGFWPFGSFCNIWVAFDIMCSTASILNLCVISVDRYWAISSPFRYERKMTPKAAFILISVAWTLSVLISFIPVQLSWHKAKPTGPSEGNATSLGKAINNCDSSLSRTYAISSSLISFYIPVAIMIVTYTRIYRIAQKQIRRIAALERAAVHAKSCQAATGNGNPMECSQPESSFKMSFKRETKVLKTLSVIMGVFVCCWLPFFVLNCMVPFCGSGETKPFCIDSITFDVFVWFGWANSSLNPIIYAFNADFRKAFSTLLGCYRLCPTTNNAIETVSINNNGAVVFSSHHEPRGSISKDCNVVYLIPHAVGSSEGLKKEEAGGIAKPLEKLSPALSVILDYDTDVSLEKIQPITQNGQHPT encoded by the coding sequence ATGAGGACTCTCAACACGTCTGCCATGGAAGGCACCGGGCTGGTGGCGGAGAGAGACTTCTCCTTCCGCATTCTCACAGCCTGTTTCCTGTCTCTGCTCATCCTGTCCACCCTCCTGGGGAACACGCTGGTCTGTGCCGCCGTGATCAGGTTCCGCCACCTGCGATCCAAGGTGACTAACTTCTTCGTCATCTCCTTGGCTGTATCGGATCTCTTGGTGGCCGTCTTGGTCATGCCCTGGAAAGCGGTGGCCGAGATCGCTGGCTTCTGGCCCTTCGGGTCCTTCTGTAACATCTGGGTGGCCTTTGACATCATGTGCTCCACCGCATCCATCCTCAATCTCTGTGTGATCAGTGTGGACAGGTATTGGGCCATCTCTAGCCCCTTCCGGTATGAGAGGAAGATGACCCCCAAGGCAGCCTTCATTCTGATCAGTGTGGCATGGACTTTGTCGGTTCTTATCTCCTTCATCCCCGTGCAGCTCAGCTGGCACAAGGCAAAACCCACAGGTCCCTCCGAGGGGAATGCCACTTCCCTGGGCAAGGCCATCAACAACTGTGACTCCAGCCTGAGCAGGACAtatgccatttcatcctctctaaTAAGCTTTTACATCCCTGTGGCCATCATGATTGTCACCTACACCAGGATCTACAGGATCGCCCAGAAACAAATACGGCGCATCGCAGCCTTGGAGAGGGCAGCGGTCCACGCCAAGAGCTGCCAGGCCGCTACAGGTAACGGAAACCCCATGGAGTGTTCTCAACCAGAGAGCTCCTTTAAGATGTCCTTCAAAAGAGAGACTAAAGTTCTGAAGACTCTGTCGGTGATCATGGGGGTGTTTGTGTGTTGCTGGCTCCCTTTCTTCGTCTTGAACTGCATGGTGCCCTTCTGTGGGTCTGGAGAGACGAAGCCCTTCTGCATCGATTCCATCACCTTTGACGTGTTTGTGTGGTTTGGGTGGGCTAATTCCTCCTTGAACCCCATCATTTATGCCTTTAATGCTGATTTTCGGAAGGCATTTTCCACCCTCTTAGGATGCTACAGGCTTTGCCCGACGACGAATAATGCCATAGAGACGGTTAGCATCAATAACAATGGAGCTGTGGTGTTTTCCAGCCATCACGAGCCTCGGGGGTCCATCTCCAAGGACTGCAATGTGGTGTACCTGATCCCGCATGCTGTGGGCTCCTCTGAGGGCCTGAAGAAGGAAGAGGCAGGTGGAATAGCCAAGCCCTTGGAGAAGCTGTCCCCAGCCCTGTCTGTCATTTTGGACTATGACACTGATGTCTCTCTTGAGAAGATCCAGCCCATCACGCAGAATGGGCAGCACCCGACCTGA